One genomic region from Diabrotica undecimpunctata isolate CICGRU chromosome 9, icDiaUnde3, whole genome shotgun sequence encodes:
- the LOC140449546 gene encoding uncharacterized protein: protein MASELSSSESEPFQDSSSDFIPDSESSEENAVNEVAASNVATTSGLVENKKSKKRSREPNMWKRNQRKLRRSKGEEYINVKGNIVERRSRGGPCQCRFKCFEGISEETLDKIFTSFYEIGDKEQQDIYLGGLIQTRNVDRRRPKGGGGVPRGQSFLYKIKRGIFEKKVCKTAFMNIHAITKSRVERIATHMASQIVGPKDMRGRHETRPNKIPDQIIKSIEDHINSFPRRKSHYSRNDNLNRRYLSSELNLRLMHRLYLKKYEPEQHNLLDTPEFKPKVSYTYYRRVFVENFNLTFGHPRTDTCKTCDILDNKIKCAKDDETQNTLKVEKKVHLTKADTFYKDLTEKTALAKEDPRVEVMSFDFEQNMPLPHVPSGDVFYKRQLWFYPFCIHKGSVSKSYFYVFDEITGRKSPNEVISCLHDFINNYIDPQVTTLYVYSDNCAAQNKNSVLVHFWQSLLLHGRFKRIRHRYPEPGHSFLPCDRSFALVEKEKRKKERVYLPEE from the exons atggCAAGTGAACTCAGTTCAAGTGAAAGTGAACCGTTTCAAGATTCGTCATCGGATTTCATTCCTGATTCCGAATCAAGTGAGGAGAATGCTGTAAACGAAGTTGCTGCAAGCAATGTTGCCACTACGTCTGGActggttgaaaataaaaaatcgaAAAAGAGGAGCAGGGAGCCGAATATGTGGAAGCGAAACCAGAGAAAATTAAGAAGATCTAAAGGTGAAGAGTACATTAATGTTAAAGGAAACATAGTGGAAAGACGAAGTAGAGGAGGTCCATGCCAGTGCCGGTTCAAATGTTTTGAAGGCATAAGCGAAGAAACTCTTGATAAAATTTTCACGTCTTTTTATGAAATAGGTGATAAAGAGCAACAAGATATCTATTTAG GTGGTTTAATACAGACGAGAAACGTTGACAGAAGGCGACCGAAAGGAGGTGGTGGAGTTCCAAGAGGCCAatcgtttttatataaaataaagagagGCATATTTGAGAAAAAAGTGTGTAAAACGGCATTTATGAACATTCACGCAATAACGAAAAGCAGGGTGGAGAGAATAGCGACTCATATGGCTTCACAGATAGTAGGTCCGAAAGACATGCGAGGGCGCCATGAAACTAGACCAAATAAAATCCCAGATCAAATTATCAAGTCCATTGAGGATCATATAAATAGCTTTCCAAGAAGAAAAAGCCATTATAGCAGAAATGATAACCTAAACAGAAGATATCTTTCATCCGAACTGAATTTAAGGCTTATGCAcagattgtatttaaaaaaatatgaaccaGAACAGCATAATCTATTAGACACACCAGAGTTTAAGCCAAAAGTTTCATACACATATTATCGGCGTGTATTTgtggaaaattttaatttaaccttTGGCCACCCTAGAACAGATACTTGCAAAACTTGCGACatccttgacaataaaataaaatgtgccAAAGATGATGAAACTCAAAACACATTGAAGGTGGAAAAAAAAGTGCACCTGACTAAAGCTGATACTTTCTATAAAGATTTAACAGAGAAAACTGCTTTGGCTAAGGAAGATCCCAGAGTTGAAGTCATGTCATTTGATTTTGAACAAAACATGCCCCTGCCACATGTTCCTTCTGGTGACGTGTTCTACAAGCGCCAGTTGTGGTTTTATCCATTTTGTATCCATAAGGGCAGCGTTTCGAAGAGTTACTTTTATGTTTTCGATGAAATAACGGGTCGGAAATCTCCAAATGAAGTGATAAGTTgcttacacgattttattaataACTACATTGATCCTCAGGTAACAACCCTTTACGTTTATAGTGACAACTGCGCTGCGCAGAACAAGAACTCCGTTCTTGTTCACTTTTGGCAATCTCTTCTATTGCATGGAAGATTCAAGAGAATAAGACATCGTTATCCCGAACCTGGGCATAGTTTTTTGCCCTGCGACAGGTCGTTTGCTCTggtggaaaaagaaaaaagaaagaaagaaagagttTATCTGCCAGAGGAATGA